The genomic DNA TCCCTTGGCGGGCATGACCTGCTGCTGGCCGTGAGCGGGGTGGGGCTGGTCAACACGGCCCTGGCCGCTGGCAGGCTCCTGGCCCTGCCCTTTGTCACCGGGGTGGTCAACCTCGGCATCGGCGGGGCGTACGATGTGGAGGAGTTCCCCATCGGCACCAGCGCCTATGCCTGGCAGGAGACCTGGCCGGAGTACGGCCTGCTCGACGAGGAGGGCAGGGTGGACCCCAAGGCCATCGGCTTTCCCCAGGGCGAGGTCCGGGGCAAGCCGGTGTGGAACCGGGTCCAGCTCAATCCGGTTAACGACGCGGCGGCCATGGGCCTGTCCCTGCCCGCGGATTGCGCCCGGGGCTCGTTCGTCACGGTCAGCAGCGTCACCGGCACCCCGGAGCGGTCTGGCTGGCTCAAGACGGCCTGCAACGGGGATGTGGAGAACATGGAGGGGTTTGCCCTGGCCTTTGGGACCATGCGGGCGGGCCTGCCCTTTTTGCAGGTGCGCAGCGTGTCCAACAGGGTGGGCTCGCGCCAGCCCGAGGACTGGGACCTCAAGGGCGCATTCCGGACGCTGGGCGACCTCGCCCCGCGCCTTTTCCTTGGGAAGTAGAAGGCTTTACTCCTTGCCCGCAACCTGACATAATTACCCGATATGAACGAACTGCTGCGCTACTTCCAGAGGGAACTCCCCGGAATCAACCAATTCCTTGACGCCGAGGCCGAGGCCCTGAATGGACTGGTGCGGGATGTCGCCAAGCACATCATCGGCTCCGGCGGCAAGCGCATCCGGCCCATGCTGACCCTGCTCTTTGCCCGCGCCATGGGTTATGATCGGGATGATTATCACGCCATCGCCTGCTCGCTGGAGCTGCTCCACTCGGCCACCCTGCTGCACGACGACTACCTGGACGATGCCGAACTGCGGCGTGGCCGGTCCGCCGCGCATCTGGTCTTTGGCCGCACCGAGACCATCCTGGCCGGCGATGCCCTGCTGGCCCTGGCCAATGAGATGGGCGCCCGCTACGGCAACGCCCGGCTCTGCTGGCTGCTGGCCCGGGGGATCATGGAGACCGCGGTGGGCGAGATCGAGGAGATCCGGTTCTCCAAGCATCCCACCCTGGACCGCGAGGCGTACATGAACATCATCATCGGCAAGACCGCCCGGCTCATCGAGTGCGCCTGCCGGTGCGGCGCGGCCCTGGCCGGGGCCACCCCGGAGCAGGAGGACGCGGCGGGCGAATATGGCCTCAACCTGGGCATCGCCTTCCAATTGGTGGACGACGCCCTGGACTACGCCTCGCCCACCTCGGAAACGGGCAAGCCAGAGGGCGGCGACCTGCGCGAGGGCAAGGTGACCCTGCCCCTGATCCTGTTCATGGAGGACGGCGACGAGGCGGCCAGCGAGACCCTGCTCGGCCTGATGCGCGACGGCGAGTTGACCGAAGAGCAGTGCGCCGAGATCCTGGCCCAGGTCCAGGACGCGGGCTGTCCGCAGCGCACCCGCGACGAGGCCGCCCACTACGTCGAGCGCGCCAAGGCATGCCTTGCGGGCTTCCCCCCTGGCGAGCCGGTCACCGTGCTCGGGCAGGCCGCGGATTACGTGCTGACCAGAACCAAGTGATTTCAGGCCGGCCCGGTCGCACACGCGAGACGGGCCGGTTTCTTTTCAGATTTCCAAGAAGGAGTATCCAGATGCTGTGCCGTGTCGTTGTCGGACTGAAAGAGGGCGTCCGTGACGTGGTGGGCGAGAAAGTCGCCCGCAAGATCAGGAGCGAGCTTGGGGTGGAGGTGGGCGATGTGCGCATCGTCAGCGTCTTCACCCTGGAGGGATTGACCCAGCTGCAAGTGGACACGGCCCTTGAACGGGCTGCTCTGCACGATCCGGTGCTGCACGAGGTCTCCCTGGCCCCCCTGGCGCGCGATTTCGACTGGATTCTCGAAGTGGGCTTTCGGCCCGGCGTCACGGACAACGAGGGGCGCACCGCGCGCGAGACCCTGGGCGTGGTCCTTGGCCTGTCCAAGGTCGGGCTGGAGTCGGTCAAGGTCTACACCTCGCGCCAGTACCTGATCCGGGCCGGGCTCGACGAGGCGGGCATCCGCCACATCGCCGCCGACCTGCTGGCCAACGAGCTGATCCAGCGGTTTGAATACAAGTCCGCCGCCCAGTGGGCCGCTTCGCCCGGATTCGAGGCCCGCGCGGCCAGGGTCACGGGCCAGGCCAGCGACGAGGTGGGCACCGTGGCCATCTCCACCATGACCGATGCAGAATTGATGGATTTCTCCAGGGCCAACACCCTGGCCCTGTCCCTGCGCGAGCTGCACGACATCCGCGCCTATTATGCCGACCCGGCGGTGCGCGCCGCGCGCGAACAGGTGGGTCTGACCGGCGAGCCCACGGACGCCGAGATCGAGGTGCTGGCCCAGACCTGGTCCGAGCACTGCAAGCACAAGATCTTCGGCGCGAAAATCGCCTACAAGGACCGCGAGACGGGCCGGACCTCGCACTATTCGAGCCTGTACAAGACCTTTATCCAGGGGTCCACCAAGGCCTTGCGCGCGCGCAACGCCGAATCCGGCCCCCATGGCGACTACTGTTTGTCGGTGTTCAAGGACAACGCGGGCGTGATCGCCTTTTCCGAGACCCTCAATGTCTGCGTCAAGATGGAGACGCACAACTCGCCCTCGGCGCTCGACCCCTACGGCGGAGCGCTGACCGGCATCGTGGGCGTCAACCGCGACCCCATGGGCACCGGCCTGGGCGCGAACCTGCTGTGCAACACCGATGTCTTCTGCTTTGCCTCGCCCTTTCACGAGGGCGGGCTACCGCCCCGGTTGCTGCACCCGCGCCGCGTGTTCGAGGGCGTGCGCGAGGGCGTGGAGCATGGCGGCAACAAGTCCGGCATCCCCACGGTCAACGGGTCCATTGTTTTTGATGAGCGCTACCTGGGCAAGCCCCTGGTCTACTGCGGCACCATCGGCACCATGCCCGTGACCGTGGCGGGCCGTCCCTCCCACGAGAAGCAGGCCCTGCCCGGCGACCTGATCGTCATGTCCGGTGGGCGCATCGGCGCGGACGGCATCCACGGTGCGACGTTCTCGTCCGAGGAGCTGCACGAGGGCAGCCCGGCCACGGCGGTGCAGATCGGCGACCCCATCACCCAGCGCAAGATGTACGATTTTCTCATGCGCGCCCGCGATCGCGGGCTGTACAACGCCATCACCGACAATGGCGCGGGCGGCCTGTCCTCGTCCGTGGGCGAGATGGCCGGGGACACGGGCGGGTTCGAGATGGACCTGGCCAGGGCACCCCTCAAGTATGATGGGCTGAGGCCCTGGGAAATCCTCATCTCCGAGGCCCAGGAGCGCATGACCATGGCCGTGCCGCCCGAAAAGATCGACGAATTCCTGGCCCTGTCCGCCGAGATGGACGTGGAGTCCACGGTGCTTGGCACCTTCACGGATTCCGGCAAGTACCTGGTCCGCTACGGCAAGCGGATGGTCACCTGCCTGGACATGGAGTTCCTGCACGACGGCGTGCCGCAGATGGAGCTGGACGCGGTCTGGGACCGGCCCGTGATCGCCACCGAGCCGGTGCCCGAGGTCGCGGACCAGGGCGGGTTGCTCAAGGCCATGCTTGGCCGCCTGAACATCTGCTCCAAGGAGTATGTGGTCAGGCAGTATGACCACGAGGTCCAGGGCAAAAGCGCGATCAAGCCCATGGTGGGCGTCAAGGCCGATGGCCCGTCGGACGCGGGCGTGCTGCGGCCCGAGCTTGAAAGCGAGCGCGGGCTGGTGGTCTCCCACGGCATCTGCCCGCAGTATTCCGACCTCGACACCTACTGGATGATGGCCAACGCCATTGACGAGGCCATCCGCAACGCCGTGGCCGTGGGCGGCGATATCAGCTACATGGCCGGGTGCGACAACTTCTGCTGGTGCGATCCTGTCCAGTCCGAAACCACGCCCGACGGCCATTACAAGCTGGCCCAGCTGGTGCGCGCCAACCTCGCCCTGGCCCATTACTGCCTCGGGTTCGGAGTGCCCTGCGTCTCGGGCAAGGACTCCATGAAGAACGATTACAAGGGCGGGGGGCGCAAGATTTCCATCCCGCCCACCGTGCTCTTCTCGGTCATCGGCGTGATTCCGGATGTGAACAAATGCGTCACCTCGGATTTCAAGGCTCCCGGCGATCTGGTCTACCTGCTCGGCCTGACCAGGCCAGAGTTTGGGGGCAGCGAGGTCGCGGCCCAGCTCGGCTTCTCCCATGGGAGCGTGCCGCAGGTGGACCTGCTCACGGCCAAGGCCCGGTATGAGACGGTGTTCGCGGCCATCCAGGCAAGGCTGATCAGCGCCTGCCACGATTGCTCTGACGGCGGTCTGGGCGTGACCCTGGCCGAGATGTGCATCGGTGGTCGCCTGGGCGCGGCCATTGACCTCGCCGCCGTGCCGGTCAATGGCGAGCTTGGCTCCACTGGCCTGCTCTATGCCGAGTCGGCCAGCCGTTTCGTTGTCTCCGTGCCACCGGCCCATCGCGACGCCTTTGAGGGGCTGTTTGCCGGGCAATGGTTCGCCCGCATCGGCGTGGTGGACGGCTCCGGCGCGCTGACTGTCTCCCACGAACAGCGCCAAATCCTGTGTGAGAATGTTCACGATCTGGCGTCCGCTTTCAAGAAGACCCTTGACTGGTAATAACCGCCCCTTCGCGTTGCGAAGGGGCGGACCCACTTTACCTGTTTGAAAAAACCATCTATAGACCCAAGGAGTCTTTCAGATGGCGAGGTGCGGGTTTCTCCTGCGGAATCGTCGCGTTTCAGACTTTTACGGGGGGTGGTTAATGCTGTTTTCTTCTGCGTGGTCCAGGGGTTGTCTGCTCTTTTTTGTTGCCACGGCGATCGTTGTCATCGGGACGGCCACGGTCGGGCGGTCCAACTCAGGTCGGTATGTCGGATCAGAGGCTTGTGCCGACTGTCACGAGGATGAGTTCGACAACTTCAAGAAATTTTCGAAAAAGGCCCATTCAGGCGACTCGGTCAAGGTCATGGCGGGAGACCTGGCCAAGGACGAGCTGGAGGAATGCTTTACCTGTCACATGACCGGGTTCGGCAAGCCGGGCGGGTTTGTCAGCTTCGAGGCAACGCCCAAGATGGCCGATGCCGGGTGCGAGGTCTGTCACGGGCCGGGTTACGACCATGTCGAGTCCGGGGGTGACACCGACCTGATCGTGGGCAAGCTGAGTGTCGCCGATTGCGAGCATTGCCACAACCCGGAGCGGGTGGCCGCCTTTGACTTCAAGCCGCTGCTCTACGGCGGGGCGCACTAGGAGACGATCATGAAAATCATCAATCAGTCCCTGGGCGTCAAGGTCATACTCCTGTCATCGCTGCTCACCATCATCGCGTTTACAGGGCTTTTCATTTACAATTCCTACTCCACCTACACGCACACGCTCCACGAGGTGGAGGTGGCGGCCGAGCGCGTGGGCGACATGCTCTACATGGCCATCGAAGATCCCATGGGCGTGGGCGACAACGAAGGCACGGCCCGCAAGTTCCAGGAACTCTCGGAGCGCTACGTCGACACCAGCGCCTATCTCACCGACTACAAGGGCGAGATCACCTACTCCACCAAGGCGGATGTGGTCCGCAAGGACATATTTGAAGTCCGGCAGGAGAACGGCCTGCCCGACATGATGCGCGAGGGGCTGGAAACCCCGGTGATCAAGGGCGAGCTCATGGAGATCGACGGCAAGCTCCAGTTTGCCGAGGTCAAGACCATCGAGAACAGTCCGTCGTGCTACCACTGCCACGGCAAGACGCGCAAGATCCTGGGCGCCCTGGTGCTGACCGTGGATGTCAGCCCGCAGTTCGACGCGCTCAAGGCCAACCAGATCCGGTCTGCGGGCATCTCCGTGCTCGGCGTGGTGGCCCTGCTGACCGCCCTGATCGTCTTCATGCGAAAGAGCGTGGTCAACCGCATCACCAGCATCGCCTCCACCACCGAAGAAGTGAGCAAGGGCAATCTTGAGGCCAAATTCACCGTGTCCGGCGAGGACGAGCTGGGCAGCCTGTCGCGCTACCTGGGCGAGATGGTCTCCCAGATCAAGGACCAGCTCCAGTACAACAAGAGCGTGCTTGATGGCATCGTGGTCCCGCTCTTCGTGACCGATGCCGAGGAGAGGCTCCAGTTTGTCAACGAGCCGTTGCAGGAGATCCTGGGCCTGACCGGGGCGGACGTGAAGGGCCGCAGGGTGCCGGACGTGTTCGAGTGCGAGCCCGGCGACGAGACCTGCGACGCGGCCCATGTCATCGCCAGCGGCGTGACCATATCCGGCAACTTCCACTATCGCAGGGCCGACGGCACCACCTTCCCGCTCCACTTCGAGGCGTCGCCGCTCAACGATGCCGAGGGCAGGACCGTGGGCGCCATCTGCGTGCTCATCGACCTGACCCGCGAGGAGCAGGACCGCAAGAATATAGAGGCCCAGCAGGAGAACCTGCTCGTGGTGGCCAACCAGGTGACCGAGGTTGCCAACAAGCTCAATGCGGCTTCGGACGTTCTCTCGCAGCAGATGGCAAATCTGGCGCGCGGGGTGGACACCACCGCCGACCAGACCAGCCAGGTGGCCACGGCCATGGAGGAGATGAACGCCACGGTTCTTGAGGTGGCCAAGAACGCCTCGGAGACGGCGGATGCCTCGGGCCGGGCCAACAAGGTGGCTGCGGACGGCGGCATAGTGGTCGGCAAGACCGTGGCCGAGATCAACACCGTGGCCGAGATCACCGAGAGTTTGGCCGAGGCGTTGGCATCACTCTCGACCCGGGCCGAGAACATCGGCAAGGTCATGGCCGTGATCAACGACATCGCAGACCAGACCAACCTGCTGGCGCTCAACGCGGCCATCGAGGCTGCGCGCGCGGGCGAGGCGGGCCGCGGGTTCGCCGTGGTCGCCGACGAGGTGCGCAAGCTGGCCGAGAAGACCATGACCGCCACCAAGGAAGTGGAGGGGGCCATCTCGCTCATCCAGCAGTCCACCACGGCTGTGGTCAAGGAGATGGACACGGTCAAGGAGCGCGTGCTCAACACCTCGGGCATGGCCAAGGAGGCGGGCGGCGTGCTCGACCAGATCGTGACCCATTCCGATTCCATCGCCGACATGGTGCGCGGCATCGCCACCGCGGCGGAGCAGCAGTCGGCCACCTCTGACGAGATCAACACCAGCGTCACCCACATCAATGAACTCTCCCAGGAGATCCTGACCGGCATCCGCGAATCCAACAAGGGCATCCAGGAGGTCTCGGAAATGGCCCAACACCTCTCCGAATTGGTGGCGAAGTTTCGCAACTAGCCGAAACAGAAAGTGATCCACTAGCGGCCCGGCTCCATGCCGGGCCGCTTTATTTGGCGGGCAGGCAGGGGACATGAACGTATGCGACGCCCGTGAGACTGGACCGTCTGCCGGGGGCAGAGGCCGGATTATCGGGAATGGGCGGCAGGATTTGCGCGTTTTGAGAAACTGGGATAAGGACACCCATTCAATCTGTGGAGAACGCCCCCCCCCTTGACATCGGGACGTCGATTGAATAGTAATCATTATTATGATCGGAACGGAGGTGGCCCATGGTGGCTAATATGGGTTTTCGGCTGTCCAAGCAGCGCAAGGTGATTCTTGAGGAACTCAGGAAGGTGACGTCACACCCCACGGCGGACGAGGTGTACGACATGGTGCGCAAAATCATTCCGCGCATCAGCCTTGGCACCGTGTACCGCAACCTGGAGTTTTTGTGCACCAAGGGGCTGGCCATGAAGCTTGGCGCTCCCGGCGCGCAGAAGCGGTTCGACGGCATGGCGGAGCCGCACCCGCACATCCGTTGCGCAATTTGCACCAACGTGGTCGATGTAGAATGCGATGTGATCCTGCCGCAGATTCCGAGCGAGTGCGCCGCAGGGTATGATATCCTGAGCACCAACGTGGAGTTTGTGGGCATCTGCCCCCAGTGCCAGGCAGCCCGCCAATAGTCGCTCAAATGCCCGTCAGGGGCGACCCTGCCTCCCCGCGAGGGAGGACAGAGTACAGCGCCCGAAGAACCGGGCGGCCCGCGTCACCGTGGGCCGCCCGGTTTTTCGGTGTGCGGGGGGAAGATTTCTTTGGCGCGCGGGTTGACAGTGCGCGTTCTTCTATGTAGTAATAATTCTCATGAAGTCGATAGCCATTCGATATTACAGGAAAGGCAGCGTGCTGACATGAAGCGAATTGGTGGTTTTTGTGAAAAAGTGCCGCTTGGCGGTGTACATTGTCCCTCCATGTGCTATGTTTCGGCTTAATGGGAAAGTTCTCTCTTGTTAATAATGAAAGACCAGGAGGATAACGTGTCGCTCAAAGGAACCCGTACCGAGAAGAATCTGCTCATCGCCTTTGTGGGCGAGTCGCAGGCCCGCAACAGATACACCTACTTCGCCAGCAAGGCCAAGAACGAAGGATACGTCCAGATTTCCAAGATATTCGAGGAAACGGCCAACCATGAGAAGGAACACGCCAAGCGGCTCTTCAAGTTCCTTGAGGGTGGCGAGGTGGAGATCACCGCATCCTTCCCGGCGGGCGTCATCGGCTCCACCCTGGAGAACCTCAGGGAGGCCGCCGCTGGTGAGAACCATGAATACACCGAGATGTACCCGGAGTTCGCCAAGATCGCCCGCGAGGAGGGCTTCCCGGCCATTGCGGCGGTCATGGAGCACATCGCCATCGCCGAGAGATATCACGAGGAGCGCTACAAATCCCTCATCGCCAATATCGAGAACAACCGCGTGTTCACCAAAGACAGTCAAATCGTCTGGCGGTGCCAGAACTGCGGATACAATCACACCGGTGTGTCCGCCCCTGACCGTTGCCCGGCTTGCGACCATCCCCAGGCCCATTTCGAGATCAAGGACACCAACTGGTAAACCCAAAGGAGCTGCCATATGGGCATCAAACTCGGTGAAGTCTACAAGTGTAACGTCTGCGGAAACATCGTCATGGCCATCCACGAAGGCAAGGGCGACCTCGTCTGCTGCGGGGAGGACATGAAGCTGATGAAGGAAAACACGGTCGACGCCGCCGTGGAGAAGCATGTGCCGGTCTGGACCAGGGACGGCGACAAGATCACGGTCAAGGTCGGTTCCGTGGCCCATCCCATGGAAGAGAAGCATTACATCGAATGGATCGAGGTCATGGTGGGCGACACCGTGATGACCAAGCTGCTCAAGCCCGGACAGGCCCCGGAGGCCGAGTTCTGCATCTGCGGGCTCAAGGGCGACGTGTCGGTCCGCGAGTACTGCAACATCCACGGTCTCTGGGCTGCCAAGAAATAGGCGCAGCCGGACCAGAAATATAGTGGGAGGGCGGACCGCACGGTCCGCCGCCTTCTCCCGCGCCCCGGAGGCGGCATGGCCCGATCCACCACCCGTCCGGAAGACCTGTGGCAGTGCCAGACGGTGAATTGCGGATTCATCTACAACCCCGACAGGGGCGACCGCAAGGGGCGGATTCCCAAGGGGGTTCTTTTCGAGGACCTGCCCGATACCTGGAGATGCCCGGTCTGCGGCGGCACCAAGCGGTGCTTCAGGCCGCTCGTTGGTCCGGGTTCCACCATGGCGGATTGCGAATTGCCTGTGCAAACCGGCGCGGCCACGTTGACAGCCAGGGCCGCTGCTGCAAAAGTGACTGATCAAAAGGAGACAGACCCCATGCAGAAATACGTGTGCGAGATTTGCGGCTATGTGTACGACCCGGCCCAGGGCGACCCGGACAGCGACATCCCGGCTGGCACCAGCTTTGACGACCTGCCCGACGACTGGACCTGCCCGGTCTGCGGCGCGACCAAGGAAAACTTCGTCCCCGAAGCCTGATCCCGACAGCCCGAATCACCGGGCAGGAGGCGCGCGCCGTTTGGTCCGCGCTTCTTTTTGACACAACGGTTGACCGACCGTTCAATGTGGAGTGAGACATGAGACCTGTTCAGCTAAAAGACGGTGTGTACTGGGTCGGGGTCGTGGACTGGAACCGTCGAAATTTCCACGGCTATTCCAAGTCACCCATGGGCACGACCTACAACAATTTCCTCATCCTCGACGACAAGGTGACCCTGGTGGACACCGTGGCCGAGGAGTTCTGGGGCACCCTCCAGTGCAATGTGGCCCAGGTTCTGGGCGCGGACCGGAAGATCGACTATTTTGTCATCAATCACCTGGAGCCGGACCACGCGGGCTGCCTCGCCCTGGCCATTGAGAAATACCGGCCCGAGAAAATTTACACCTCGCCCATGGGCCAGAAGGCCATGATGGCCCACTTCCACTATAAAGACTGGCCGGTCGAGGTGGTGCCCACCGGCAGCTCCATCAGCCTGGGCAAGCGCACCCTCAAGTTCATCGAGGCGCGCATGCTCCACTGGCCCGACTCCATGCTGACCTATTGCCCGGAAGACAGGATTCTTTACTGCAACGACGCCTTTGGCCAGAACTGGGCCACCAGCGAACGCTGGGCCGACGAGGTGGACCGCCATACCCTTGAGGAGCTGATGAAGGCTTACTACGCCAACATCGTGCTGCCCTACTCGCCGGTGGTGCTCAAGATCCTGGCCGCGCTGGCCGAGATGAAGCTTGAGATCGACATGATCTGCCCGGACCATGGGCTGATGCTGCGCGGCGACGATGTGCCCTGGGCCATTGCCAAGTACATCGAGTATGCGGAACAGAAGCCGAAGAACCGGGCCGTCATCGTCTACGACACCATGTGGCACTCCACCGAGAAGATGGCCGGGGCCGTGGCCAGCGGACTGGCCGACGCGGGCGTGTCCGTGCGCATCATGTCCATGAAGGCAAATCATCACTCCGAGGTCATGGCCGAGGTGTTCGACGCCGCTGCCGTGATTTTTGGCTCGCCCACGCACAACAACGGCATCCTGCCGCTCATGGCCGACATGCTGACCTACATGAAGGGGCTGCGGCCCCAGAACAAGATCGGCTCGGCCATTGGCTCGTTCGGCTGGTCCGGCGAGTGCACCAAGATCCTGACCCAGTGGATCGAGGACATGGGCATGGAGCTGGTGGCCCCGGTCAAGGTCAAAAACGTGCCTGATCACGAGGCCCTGGCCCAGTGCTATGAACAGGGCAAGGCCATAGCCGAGGCCATCAAGGCCAAGCTCAATTAAACCACTCCCCGAAAGTCAACTGAAGAAGCCCGGTTCACCCGAACCGGGCTTCTTTCATAACCCTGCCGGAGGCACCCCTGGGGTCCAGAGGCCTCTTTCTTGTGCAATTGCTGCCGGTTGTCAGCCCTGCTTCTCGCAACGGGTCAGGAACCGGTCGAGCTGGTTGGTGAATTCCTGCTTGTCGCGCGGGCCGATGGGCGCGGGGCCGCCGGCGACCATGCCTGCGCCGCGCAGCTCCTCCATGAGGTTGCGCATGCGCAGCAGTCCCTTGATGTTGTCCGGGGTGTACAGCTCGCCCCTGGGGTTCAGGCCGGTGGCACCCTTGTCCACGATGCGGTCGGCCAGGGGGATGTCGGCGGTCACCACCAGGTCTCCTGTTTCGGCCAGCCGCGCGATCTCGTCGTCCGCCTCGTTGAACTTGTTGCCGACGCGGACCGTGTCGATGAGCGGGGAAACAGGCACGGCGAGCGGGGTGTTGGCCACCAGCGTCAGCCGCACGCCCCGGCGCATGGCGGTCTTGTAGAGCACGTCCTTGATGACCACCGGGCAGGCGTCGGCATCAACCCAGATGCGCATGCGGCCTCAGCCTGCCTGTCCGGGAGTGTGGACCAGGATGTGCTTGACCCGGCCCACCTGGCCGTTGGTCAGGCGGACCTTGATGCCGTGGGGATGGGTGGGGGATTTGGTCAGGAGCGCGGCGACGGTGCCACGGGTGAGGGCGCCGGTGCGCTGGTCCTTTTTCAGGACGATGTCCACGGTCATGCCGGGCGCGAGGTTCTTGCGTATGGTGCCTTCCATGGATCTCCGGACGGCCTGCGCGGCCAAAAAAAAGCGGGCGCGTGGCCCGCTTTTCTTCGTGGTGGAAAAAGTGGCTATTGCCAGGAGCCTTGTTTGAAACTGAAGATGTGCCGGTTGGGAATGACCGCCACCGGGATGAACTGGGCGGTACGGCAGAGGTCGGGCGAAGTGGCCACGGCCTCGAATATCCGCTCTTTGTAGAAGAGGACTCCCACATAGGGGATGGTGGTGGACGAGGAGCGGCGCACATTGCAGACCAGGGATTCGCTGTCGATGGTATGGAAGCGGGCGCGGTAGGTGCCGTTGGACTGCCGCTCGATCTGCATGCGGCTGCGGGAGAGATTGTGGTTCTGGTTGAGGGAGCGGACCTTGGATTTCGCGAAATTGGAAAAGTCGGCGTGTTTCTTGACGAGGTCCTCATCAAGGTAGGTCGGGAGGTTCGCGGAATTCACGGGCGTGTTCGACGGTGCGGCCACGGCCACATCGATGGTCTGTGTGACAACCACATCTCCCGGCTCCTCGGCCAGAACGCGGGGAGCGAGAGCTGTCACGACCAGGGCCACAGCCAGGATGGAAAAAAG from Pseudodesulfovibrio aespoeensis Aspo-2 includes the following:
- a CDS encoding FprA family A-type flavoprotein, producing the protein MRPVQLKDGVYWVGVVDWNRRNFHGYSKSPMGTTYNNFLILDDKVTLVDTVAEEFWGTLQCNVAQVLGADRKIDYFVINHLEPDHAGCLALAIEKYRPEKIYTSPMGQKAMMAHFHYKDWPVEVVPTGSSISLGKRTLKFIEARMLHWPDSMLTYCPEDRILYCNDAFGQNWATSERWADEVDRHTLEELMKAYYANIVLPYSPVVLKILAALAEMKLEIDMICPDHGLMLRGDDVPWAIAKYIEYAEQKPKNRAVIVYDTMWHSTEKMAGAVASGLADAGVSVRIMSMKANHHSEVMAEVFDAAAVIFGSPTHNNGILPLMADMLTYMKGLRPQNKIGSAIGSFGWSGECTKILTQWIEDMGMELVAPVKVKNVPDHEALAQCYEQGKAIAEAIKAKLN
- a CDS encoding YwbE family protein, encoding MEGTIRKNLAPGMTVDIVLKKDQRTGALTRGTVAALLTKSPTHPHGIKVRLTNGQVGRVKHILVHTPGQAG
- a CDS encoding YaiI/YqxD family protein, translating into MRIWVDADACPVVIKDVLYKTAMRRGVRLTLVANTPLAVPVSPLIDTVRVGNKFNEADDEIARLAETGDLVVTADIPLADRIVDKGATGLNPRGELYTPDNIKGLLRMRNLMEELRGAGMVAGGPAPIGPRDKQEFTNQLDRFLTRCEKQG